In Flammeovirgaceae bacterium, the sequence GCCTGCCCCTTCAGGTTTTTATCAAGAAGAAAATCCTGCCGGAAATTTTCAAATACATAAAAAGCGCTGTCAACATGAATGCCATTAAGTAAAAAGGCACACGCCAGGGCATTGGCTTTTGGGTTTGTTGCATCAATACTGCCGGTAAACATCAGTTGGCCGCCCAGGCCTTCCAGCGTAATATTGCGTGAAATGGCTTTTTCGTTAGCGATAAGCAGATCGCCTTTCAAATTGGTTGCCTTGAATCGATTGTATGTTAAACGCCCCACTTCACAATTAAATTTGAGGTTCAGGTTTTTTGAAATACTGAACTCATATTCCGGTTTTGTTGCAGTTTCGGTTGGTTTGCCGAAACCCAACTCAAAGAGTTCGTTCACATCAAGAAATTTAGCCCGTAAATCAGCCTCAATACTTACAGGCTGATTTTCGAAAAGCAGCCAGGTTATTACATTTTTAAAAAAACCATTGAGCAGAAAGTCGCTCCGGCCCAGGTTGCCCGCAACATTACTGAGGGCCAAATCATTTTTATTGAATTGCAAGGTTCCGCTTAGGTTGTTAACGGGCACGCGGTCAGCTCCATATAAAAAGCTCAGGTTTTTCAAGTCAACGCTTCCGAGGGCCGAAGCCTGTTGGGCGGTTACTTTGTTTTTCAGCCACGCGGTTTTTCCTTCAAAGGAGATGTCAGCAATCAGGGTTCCGGATGGCTCACTGATTGATTTAATGGGGTAGAAACCAAACAGGGAGGCGGCATTCACCTCACCGGTAAAGGCAAAGGTTATGTCAGGATCATGGATGTTGCGGATTTCCAGATCAGACCGGAATGTTTTTCCCTGCAATTTACCGCTGATGTTTTTCAATGAAAGGGTGGCTGTGTTCGGGTTATGAATGGCGGGTAGTATTAAAGTCCCCGCCACCGATGTTTCTTCAAGACTTGCATGGTATTGTGGGTGCTTAACCTGTGCGTTAGTGAGGCCAAAATCCACACGAAGAGCCGGACTTTTTTTAGTGCCGATTTCTCCGTTGAGTTGTGCGCTGAAATATGCATTGCCTGTACTTTGGTACTCCCGAAAGCGTTCGGTTGTTTTTTCCGGAAATAACGAAAGCAGCGTTTGAAGCGTTGTGTTTTTGCCTGTTACTGAAAGATTGATCAGGTTACTGTCTTTCCATTGGTAAGAACCCTGCAGGGTAAAAAACGATGGTCCAAGTTGCAAGTCAGAGGGCCGAATAGTTAGTTTTTTTTCGGGGTGATCGTAAAAAAGGTTTGCGTTAACATTAAACAATTTGTTTTCGGGCAATGAAAGGCTGCCAATCAACAGGTGTTCTGTGGTAATTTCGCCCTGGGCATTAATTTCGTATCTATCCTTCTGGGAGTTAATGGAAGCCCTCAGCCGGTTGGAATAAAACTGCATATCATCTTTGCGCTCCAGGTCAAGGAACCGGACCCGGCAATTAACCAGCAAAACATTTTGAAGCGCAAAACCAACCGACTCAGAGGAGGATGTTTCTTTTACTACGGTATAATTATTTTCTCCTTTGCTGTTAATCTTCAGGTTGGTTTCACAATCGGTTATGCTTAATCCAAGCACGGTGTACTTGCCCCGGTAAACTTCAATGGGGTTTAACTGGAACGAAATTTTCGAGGCGGTAAGCAGTGGGTATTGCCCCTCGTGGCTGTCTTCTGCGTACACATCATAAAATACAATAGACAGTTGCGGAAAGCGTTCAAACACCGAAACATCCATTTTGCCGATTTTAACCGGGGTATTTAATTGCCGGTTTGCTTGCTGTACAAACTGGTTGATAACCTGGTCTTTAAACAGGAATACCGAGGCTATGAGGGCAATGAGCAATACAGCAAGGGCCAACAGTGAGTAGCCTATAACTTTGCGGAAGGTTTTCAAGGGTAAAAAATGAAAGTAAAGTTAGTTTTTTAGCAGGTTATTAACGCGAAATCACAGTGCGTTTGTACAAATCAAAAACTGTACTACTTTTGCAGTCCTCAAACAGGGGAGCTTAGCTCAGCTGGTTCAGAGCATCTGCCTTACAAGCAGAGGGTCGGGGGTTCGAATCCCTCAGCTCCCACGTTTTCAAGTCTCCTTTCATGGGAGACTTTTTTATGCAAGCCATCTTTTACATTCTTCATTCTTCAACGGCCGGCCGGTATTATGTCGGCCATACCACTGAGGATTTGGGAGAGCGATTGCGCAAACACAACTCCCATCACAGCGGTTATACGGGAAAGTTTAACGACTGGAAGGTTGTGTATTACGAAAGTTTGAATACCAAGGAAGAGGCTTACAGAAGGGAGCGGGAGGTAAAATTGTGGAAAAGCCGGAAAAGGATAGAGCAGCTGATAAGTTGCACTTATTACTTGAACACAGCGCTTGCTAAAGTACTACCCCATCTGATTCTTCTCCACAAACTCTTTAAAACTCTTCCGGTACGAATCGCTTATCGGCAGCATGGCCTGGCCAATCTGTACTTCGTTTTTATGGATGGCATCAATAGCTTTAATGTTTATAATAAACGAATTGTGAATACGGATAAAGCTATCTGCAGGAAGTTGCTCTTCGAGGTGTTTCATCCGCTGCAAGGTGGTAATCTTTTGCTGGCGGGTGTGGATGGTAACATAGTCTTTCAGTCCTTCGATGTAAAGAATATCATTGAACACCACCTTAACCAACTTGGTGCCGTCTTTCACAAATACAAAAGGCTGGCCGGCTGGTTGTTCGGTTGCTGTGGCTGAGTGAATAACCGGTGTTACCGGCATTCGAGCGCTTGCTTTTTCAACGGCTTTCAAAAAGCGTTCAAACGTTACAGGCTTTAGTAAGTAATCCGCCACATCAAGTTCGTACCCCTCCAATGCATACTCGGAATAGGCTGTAGTGAAAATAACCATGGGCTTATTGGGCAGGATTTTCAACAGTGTTATGCCGGTAATCTCCGGCATCTGAATGTCCAGAAAGATCAGGTCAACCGGGTTTTTCTTCAGGGCCTCCATGGCTTTCATGGCATTGGGGCAGGCATCAACCAGGTTCAGGTAGGGTACTTTCTTTACGTACTCTACCATCAGGTTGCGGGCCAGGGGCTCGTCTTCAACAATCAGGCAATCAATTTTTCTCAATTCAAAACAACGTTGAGTTGCACGGCATACCGATTGGGTTTATCCTCAATCGTTAGTTCGTACTGCCCGGGGTAACTCAACTCAAGCCTTCGCTTCACGTTTTGCAAACCAATGCCCGACTTTCCTTCTTTGGTATCGGTTGTCGGAGGCAGTTTGCTGTTCTCAACCCGGTAAACGCATTGGCTGCCGTTAAGCTTTACCGACACGTTTACCCAGGCATTAGTGCTGTGGTTGTTTACCCCGTGCTTGAAGGCATTTTCAAGAAAGGTAATAAAAATCAGGGGTGCAATCTGCTTGTTATCGGTATTTCCTTCAATTTCAAACCGGATGGGCACCTGGTTGTTCAGCCGCAGCTGCTCCAGGCTGATGTAGTTTTTCATGTACTCAATTTCCTTATTGAGCGGCACCTTTGCATGATTGGAGTCGTAAATCATGTACCGCATCATCTGCGATAGCTTTTCAATAACCGTTGTGGTGTTATCCGATTTGGAGAAAGCCAGGTAATACAGGTTGTTGAGGGTGTTAAATAGAAAGTGCGGATTAATCTGGGCCTTCAGAAAATTCAGTTCTGCCATCAGGCGCTCATTTTCTATTTCCTTCTTACGAGCCTCCAGTTCAAACCAATCGGCTGCAAAGCGTAGCATACTCACGAATACGGTAATAAACAGGTTAATGGCAACAACCTGCACCACAAACATGTTCGAATAAAAGTAGTCCGCTCTGGGTGAGCCTTCCACCATCATTCGCTGCACGTAGATCCGAAGAAAGACGAGCAGGGCAAAGGGAATGCTGAACTCCAGCAGGTATCTCCAGATGTTCTTGTTCTTAATGAATCGGGGTAAAAAAATAAAGTAATTGAGGTAGGCAATGGTAAAGGTAAACGCAAACTGAACTCCTGCAAATGATATGGCATTGTTCCAGTCGTAGCCCCTGCGTTGCTGGTAAAAGCTTATCTGGTACAGGTTAAACGACAGGTAGATGCACCAGAAAATAATGTGCAGCAACGTGAGCCGGTGCCGTTGAAAAAGTGTTTGCATACTTGATTTTAAACGCACAAAACTAACTGCTTGCCTTGTTCCTGCGATGAAAACCCATGCTTTTTCGACTGCTTTAATAAAGTGTTCGATTGATAGGATAATTAAGACCCCGGCACGTCTTGATGCCCGTTGGTCGATGCAATAGGGCCGGCCGTCTAATACTTGCTGTATTGCAGAACAATCCTCGCAGTTTTGCAGTCTTTAAGGCAGTAAAACCCTGATGAACTACAATAACAAGCAATGAAACGTACTTTTTTACTTTTACCCGGGATACTTTTTTTCGCAGGCCTGATGGCACAAACCGAAAAGCCAAAAGGCAATAATAAAATTTCCGGAGTAGTGATTGATGCCAACTCCAAACAGCCGGTAGAGTTTGCCACCATCGCCCTGGCCGATGCCGAAGGAAAAATTATTGACGGTGCCGTTGCCGATGACAAGGGAAAGTTTACAATAACCAAACTCGGTGCCGGTAGTTATACGGTAAGCATATCGTTTATCGGATATGAAACCCAGAACATACCAGTAACACTTGATAAGAAGGACATTGATCTTGGCGCAATAGCTTTCAAGGAAGAAGCTGCTGTTCTTAACGAAGTGGTTGTGGAGGGTCAGCGTGCCTTAATTGAAGAACGGGTTGATCGAACAATTTATAATGCCGAGAACGATGCCACCACCAAAGGCGGTGATGCCACCGATGTGTTGCGCAGGGTGCCCATGCTTAATGTTGACCTGGACGGAAATGTATCGCTTCGCGGGAACTCCAATATTCTTGTGCTCATTAATAATAAGCCCTCCACCATCACCGCCAGCAGCGTTGCTGATGCGTTGAAGCAGATCCCGGCCGACCAGATTAAAACAGTTGAGGTGATTACTTCGCCTTCTGCCAAGTACGATGCTGAAGGATCATCGGGTATTATTAACATCGTTACTAAAAAGAATACACTTGAAGGGTTGACTTTAAACGTAGATGCCGGTGTGGGCTACCGGGGCTCGAACCTCGGACTTAATGGTGCCTACCGAAAAGGCAAAATGGGATTTTCATTAGGTGGCTTTGGTCGGGCTAATTACAACAATACCGGCAGTTTTGAGAACCGCCAACTTACACAGGATACCATTTTGAACATACAGCGTGCCGATACGCGCAACAACAACTTGTTTGGTCGGTACTCGCTAAACTGGGATTATGACATTGATAAGCACAATTACCTGGCTGCTTCGGTACGGTACGGTGTTCGGAATGGAACAAGTTATCAGGATGATTTAGAAACTCTTTCGCTGGTAAACGGTGTTCAAACCCGGTACGATAGGGCTAATGTTAACACAATTGATAACTCAGGAACGGTCGATCTTACCCTGGACTATACGCGTACTTTTGAAAAACCATCGAAAGAATTCAGCATCTCAACCCTTTACAGTTTAAATAACCGCACCAACGATTTTACCAATATTTCTTATGACGATAACGATATCGTTGATTTCAGGCGCAGGAACGATAACAAAAGCTTTAACCAGGAGGTTACCCTTCAGGTAGATTATCAAACCCCGATTGGCGATAAGCAACTGGTTGAATTTGGCGCCAAAGAGATTATTCGCAAAGTGTCAAGCGATTATCAGAGCTTCCGGGCGGTAGGGCCTGACGGGGACTACGTTCCTGAAACAACAACCAATGCCGGCAATGTTTTTAATTACGACCAGGACGTTACAGCCGGCTACATTTCGTACACGGCTACGCTGCCCAGGGCTTATAGCCTGAAAGCAGGAGGGCGTTATGAATATACCCGCATTGATGCCAACTTCCAGAACGATCCGGAGGATCCTTCGCTTGCCGATAAAGAAATACCCTCTTATGGTGTTTTTGTTCCCAGCATAAATCTTTCCAAGCGATTGAAAAACAATAATACCCTGAAGGCAGCGTATAACCGCAGAATCAGACGACCGTCCATTCAGTTTTTAAACCCCAACATTCAAAATCCTAACCCGCTGTTTCTCCAGATTGGCAATCCGTACCTTGATCCGGAACTGACTGACAATTATGAATTATCATACAGTGCGAATATCAAGAGTACATACCTCAACTTCTCCACCTTCTTCCGGAATACTACCGATGCTATCCAGGGTGTTCGGCAGGCAAAAGGAGACACCATAATCACAACTTACCAGAATATTGGTGAAGAGAAGGCGGTTGGACTAAGTGTTTTTGGCAACATAATGGTTGGCAAACTTACCCTGGGCGGTGGTGGTGATGTGTATTACGCTATTCTTGACAACAACGTAGCCGATCCGCTTTATGCCGCCCGTAATGAAGGCTGGGTACCCAGTGGCCGATTGTTTGGTAACTACAAAATAAATGATCGTTGGTCATTACAGGCATTTGGTTTTTACCGTGGTCGCCAGGTAAACCTGCAGGGCTACCAGGGAGGTTTTGGCACCTACAGTGTTGCCATCCGTAAAGATTTTAAAGACAAGAAGGGCGGGTTCGGCATTGGTTTTGAAAACTTCTTTACACCGCAATTCCGTATTAAGGGTGTAACGGAATCACCAACCATTGATCAAACCAATATCAATATCCGCGATGTGTTCAGCATCCGGATAAACTTTAATTACCGGTTTGGTAAAATGAGCTACGATAACCAGCCCCGCAGGAGACGTGGCGTAAATAATGATGATTTGAAAGATGGCGGTGGCGGTGATATGGATGGTAACATGGGCCAGGGTCAGCAGCAAAATGGCCAGCGCGGTAGCGGATTTACCGGAGCCAGCCGCCCGGTTACCCAGCCCGTGAAGAAAGAAACAGTTCCGGCTGATTCAACCGTGGCTCCGGTTGATGCAACCGGCACCTGGACGTACACCGTGGATAGCGGACAGCAGTCGTCCGGTGGTAAACTGGTGATTACCAACACCGATGGCAAATGGGGAGGAACCATTAAGAGCGACCGCATGCCACAGGAGGTTACACTCACGTCTGTATCGGTAACCGGCAACAACATCGTGTATACCTACGTGCTCAATTTTGGTGGCAACGAGGTAACCATAACGGTTGATGCCATAGTTAAAGATGACACCATGGAGGGAACCATGAGTTTCGGGCAGTTCAGAACGGTGCCCATTAAGGCAGCGCGCAACAAATAATTTTTTATAGGGTTAGGTTAGGGGCCCCGGTTTTTGCCGGGGCTTCTTTTTTAATTTATCGCATACTGTACAATTTATTCCGCTTCTCCTCCCGCAGCATTTCCGGAAAGCCCATTTTGCGGGCCAGTGCATTAACTGCCATTACGATCCGTTTGGTTTTTGTTTGTGTTGTCTTGGCGCTGTCGATCCATTTGCTGAAGTAGCGCTGATGCCCCGCGGGTAGTGTTTTAAAAAAGGTGTTGGCCGCTGGGTCATCCTTAACACAAGCCATAAAATCAGCATTCATGATGAATTTACTTTCATCCAGTTCCAAAGTCACTTTTAATTTATCACCCTGTTTTTTGCCGGTTCCTTTTCGTATGGTGCCGTTTATGGGTAAAATAAATTTGCCATTGCCCATCGGTATCAGGGCGGTTTGCCTGAGCGGGTAGCGGTCTAGTTTCCCTTTTACCCGGAAGGAGGTTCTGCTGTCGGGCTTGAGTTTTTTGGCTTGCGCGGCACTGATTTCAATGTAACTCCAGCCGGTTTTCTCGCCTTTCTTGTCAAAACGTTGAATAGTGGCATTGAAAGTGATCATGTCTGAAGATTGTATCTACAACTATTGTATTAATTTTGGTTGATTTAAAGATCCGGCACAAATGGCTTCAATCGAAAGTGAAGTTAAACAGGAAAAATTTCAAAGTGAATTTCAAAAGGCGGCTGTAAACATTTTGTTCACCGGCAGTTGGCTGTACAACCTGAATGCCACCTTCCTGAAAGAATTTGATATTACACCTGAGCAGTTTAATGTATTGCGCATTTTACGTGGCAGCCACCCCAAACCCATGATGCTGGCTGACATCACCTGCCGGATGATCGATAAGAACAGCAACGCAACACGGCTGGTAGAAAAGTTGCGGCTGAAGGGTTTTGTGAAGCGCGAAATCTGCAAGAACAACCGCAGGCAGGTGGACATCAGCATTACCGATAAAGGTTTGAGCCTGTTGACAGAAATCGATCGCGCATCGGATGCCTGGCAAAATACACTGAAGAACCTGACGAAAGCTGAAGCACAGGAATTAAACCGGTTACTGGATAAGCTTCGCGGGTAATTTAAAGATACTTCGTAATTGAGCAGATCGATAACCATATATCCGATTAGCGAAAATGCCCTGACAATTTGTTTGGGAAACGAATTGAATGCCGTAGTAAATGACAAGGTTTTCAGACTTTATAATCACCTGCGAAAACAACCCAATCCTTTTTGGAAGGACCTGATTCCGGCATACTGTACGCTTACTGTAGTATATGATATAAAAGAAATTCGCAGGCAAAGTCAATCGGCATTTGCGTGGGTTAGTAAACAGTTGGAGGAGGCAGTTAAGCGATGTGATGATGTTAAAGCTGTTTCTGGCAGAAAACTTTCTGTTCCCGTTTGTTACGATTCGGATTTTGGATTCGATATAAAGTCGTTGTCCAAAGCAAAAAACCTATCCATTGATCAGGTGATTGAACTTCACGCTGCGCAAACCTATCGTGTGTTTATGCTGGGATTTTTGCCCGGCTTTGCCTACATGGGTATCGTGAATGAAAAAATTGCCACACCACGCTTGCCAACACCCCGCAAACACGTGCCTGCAGGCAGTGTGGGCATTGCCGGAAATCAGACAGGTATTTATCCGTTGGATTCACCCGGTGGATGGAATATTATCGGGCGTACCCCCGTAACGCTTTTTAATCCGCAAGCTGAAAATCCGGTATTGTTTCAGCCCGGTGATGAAGTAAAGCTCTATCCAATCTCAAAGGATGAATTTGACTCTTTCAATACTGAATGCTTTAACCCACTTATGCCATGAGCATGGAAGTGATAAAGGCGGGTATTGCTGATTCCGTTCAGGATGCCGGCCGGTTTGGGTATCAGCATTTGGGCATCAACCCATCTGGTGCAATGGATTTGAATGCGATGAAGATTGCCAATGCATTGGTTGGAAATCCATTAAATGAAGCCATTGTTGAAATGAGTTTTCCGGCTGCTGCTATTCGTTTTAATTCTCCAGCGCTAATAGCCGTTGGTGGTGCCAACTTTATGCCTAAGTTGAATGGTAAGAACATTCCGCTGCATCAGCCTCTTCTTGTAGCAGCAGGTAGTGAGCTGAAGTTTTCAAAGGTAATGTGCGGTGCATGGTGTTACCTTGCCGTACAAGGTGGATTGGAACTTGAGGAACGGCTGGGCAGTTACAGCACGAACACAAAGGCTAAAATTGGTGGGGTTGACGGAAGATTTTTGAAAAAGGGCGATACGCTATCGTTCAGGAAAAATATTAGTGCAGCAGAAACAAAAGTATTTCCCTGGCGTGCGGATGTTACCGAATTTTACACCCATTGGTTTGTGTCCTCACTGACCAAGGCGACAAAAACCGTGATACGGTGTATTCAGGGCAATGAATTTGATTGGTTGACTAAGGCCTCCCAAAAAGATTTTTTGAAAAAAGGGTTTACCATTGGCCGACAAAGCGACCGGATGGGTTATCGGCTGGAGGGAACGGAATTGAAACAATCCGGAAAGCAGGAATTGCTTTCAACAGCCGTTTCGTTTGGAACGATACAAGTGTTGCCCAGCGGTGAGTTGATAGCGCTGATGGCCGAACATCAAACTACGGGTGGTTATCCGAGAATAGCGCATGTAATTGCCGCTGATCGGTCAAAGTTGGCGCAATTCCGTCCAGCGGAGAAAGTTTATTTTTCCTTGGTGGATATCAGAGAGGCTGAAGATTTGTTTATAAAACAAGTACAGCACATAGTTCAATTGCAGCAGGCGTGTAAATTTAAATTGAGAGAACGCGATTTATGACCATCGACCTGAATTGCGATTTAGGTGAGGGCATGCCCAACGATGCGGCCATTATGCCCCACATTACCAGCGCCAACATTGCCTGTGGCTATCACGCTGGCGATGAAGCCACCATGCGCAAAACAATTGATTTGTGTTTGAAACATGGCGTAGCCATCGGTGCTCATCCGGGTTTTAACGACAAGCCAAATTTCGGGCGCGTGCCTGTTCAGTTGCCTGCTGATGAGTTGTACGAGTTAATATGGAAGCAATTGAAAATTATTGACAGTATCTGTAAAGAACTGCAGGCAACACTCCATCATGTTAAACCGCATGGTGCGCTGTATAATATGGCCGCAAAAGACAGTGTAATGAGTCGCACAATTGCACAGGCTGTAAAAGACTTTAATCCTGATTTGATTTACTACGGATTAAGCGGAAGCGTAATGATTTCGGAAGCAAAAGCACTTGGGTTGAAAACGGCCCATGAGGTTTTTGCAGACAGGGTTTACGGGGAGGACGGCTCCCTGTTGCCCCGGACCCTTGCCGGAGCACGTATTACCAATTTACGGCAATCCGTTGAGCAGGTGATGAACCTGATCAACGGATTTGTGATAACAACAAGCGGCACACGGGTAGCGTTACAAGCCGATACCGTTTGCGTGCATGGCGATGAACCAGGCGCGGCTCAGCTTGCCGAGCAACTGCACAAGAAACTGCATCAACTGCGGGTTAAGGTACAGGCTGTGAATTGCTACACTCATTGAATTGTCGGCTTGCCAGGGTTACTGGCCGGCTGCAATACCATGGAGGCCAAAACAGCCACAGAAAGTGTGAGGACGATGAATGCCAAAGAAATTTCAATAGGAATTATGATTAAATCCGAGATACTCATCTTTATCCCAACAAAAACCAGGATAACAGCCAGACCGTATTTCAGGTAAGCAAAATAGCGTTCAATACCGGCCAGGGCAAAATAAAGTGAACGAAGGCCCAGAATGGCAAATACGTTGGATGTATATACAATGAAAGGGTCTTTTGAGACCGCCAGGATTGCCGGTATGCTGTCAACCGCGAAAATCAGGTCGGTAAATTCGATAAGCACAACAACCAGCAAGAGTGGTGTGGCATACAACAATCCGTTACGTATTACGAAGAAATTGTCTTTGTCGTAATGGGGTGTCAGTCGGAACCATTTTTTTGTGAAGCGTACCACCGGATTTCGTTCGGGTTCAAAATGCTCACCGCGGTGAATAATCATTCGAATTCCGGTAATGATTAAGAACGCACCGAAAAGATAGATGAGAAAATGAAACTGCTGAATCAGTTCAATGCCGGCATATATAAAACAGAAGCGCATAATCAGGGCTCCCAGAATTCCCCAGAAAAGCACTTTGTGCTGATAGGCCGCAGGCACTTGAAAATAGCTGAAAATCAAAATGATGACGAAAATGTTATCAACACTCAGCGATTTCTCGATGAGAAACCCGGTAAAGAATTCAAAGGCCTTATCCTGCCCGTAGGTATAATAGATGAATCCGTTAAAAATGAAGGCGAGTGTAACCCAGAAGGCCGTCCACCACAACGCGTTGCGCACCGAAATTTCCCTGGCCTTCCGGTGAAACACACCCAGATCAAGAATCAGCAAGAAAAGGATTAGTAAAACAAACCCTGCCCAACTCCATAAACTTTCCATAAATCCGTTTGTTTGGTTAGTGGGCTGTAGTTAAACTATCCGGCAGATACCCGTGTTGCTTCATCCAGCGATACAATTCGCTGCGTTCCCTGTCGGCAAGCCAGGCTTGCGATTTCCGGAATTCCTTCAGAAGCAACCTGCGATCAAACGCTACTTTAGCGATAATAATTTTTGTGTAATCGAGCATTGAAATTTTATGCTTAGCTTTCATGAGTTCATTCGTTACTGGTTAATAGTCGTGGCATCCTAGCCAGAAAACGTTTTGCATAAGTTCACCTGAAAACGAATTGGCAGGCGGATTACCGTAAAATTCTGAGAGAGGCGTTGTAACTGCTACAATCGAAAGACCTGGAGAACGAGGAATCGTTTAGTCAGAGCAAAGACCGGCTGGGGTATTGAGTGCTCTAGGCTGATGGTCTGCCGTGCGGTTGTTGCAAGCAGCAGGGGTTTAAGGGCAGGTGTTGCTCGCCTCTGATGGCTGTACGCCTCGGTCTTTTCTTCCGTTTTTGAAGTCTCCTCAAACTGTTCAGCATTTGGAAAAGCTGAAATCAGCGAGGCGTAAACCGGCTGGGTCAGTAAACTAAGTGAAAGAATGCAG encodes:
- the pxpB gene encoding 5-oxoprolinase subunit PxpB, coding for MSRSITIYPISENALTICLGNELNAVVNDKVFRLYNHLRKQPNPFWKDLIPAYCTLTVVYDIKEIRRQSQSAFAWVSKQLEEAVKRCDDVKAVSGRKLSVPVCYDSDFGFDIKSLSKAKNLSIDQVIELHAAQTYRVFMLGFLPGFAYMGIVNEKIATPRLPTPRKHVPAGSVGIAGNQTGIYPLDSPGGWNIIGRTPVTLFNPQAENPVLFQPGDEVKLYPISKDEFDSFNTECFNPLMP
- a CDS encoding TerC family protein, encoding MESLWSWAGFVLLILFLLILDLGVFHRKAREISVRNALWWTAFWVTLAFIFNGFIYYTYGQDKAFEFFTGFLIEKSLSVDNIFVIILIFSYFQVPAAYQHKVLFWGILGALIMRFCFIYAGIELIQQFHFLIYLFGAFLIITGIRMIIHRGEHFEPERNPVVRFTKKWFRLTPHYDKDNFFVIRNGLLYATPLLLVVVLIEFTDLIFAVDSIPAILAVSKDPFIVYTSNVFAILGLRSLYFALAGIERYFAYLKYGLAVILVFVGIKMSISDLIIIPIEISLAFIVLTLSVAVLASMVLQPASNPGKPTIQ
- a CDS encoding biotin-dependent carboxyltransferase family protein, whose translation is MSMEVIKAGIADSVQDAGRFGYQHLGINPSGAMDLNAMKIANALVGNPLNEAIVEMSFPAAAIRFNSPALIAVGGANFMPKLNGKNIPLHQPLLVAAGSELKFSKVMCGAWCYLAVQGGLELEERLGSYSTNTKAKIGGVDGRFLKKGDTLSFRKNISAAETKVFPWRADVTEFYTHWFVSSLTKATKTVIRCIQGNEFDWLTKASQKDFLKKGFTIGRQSDRMGYRLEGTELKQSGKQELLSTAVSFGTIQVLPSGELIALMAEHQTTGGYPRIAHVIAADRSKLAQFRPAEKVYFSLVDIREAEDLFIKQVQHIVQLQQACKFKLRERDL
- a CDS encoding LamB/YcsF family protein, with protein sequence MTIDLNCDLGEGMPNDAAIMPHITSANIACGYHAGDEATMRKTIDLCLKHGVAIGAHPGFNDKPNFGRVPVQLPADELYELIWKQLKIIDSICKELQATLHHVKPHGALYNMAAKDSVMSRTIAQAVKDFNPDLIYYGLSGSVMISEAKALGLKTAHEVFADRVYGEDGSLLPRTLAGARITNLRQSVEQVMNLINGFVITTSGTRVALQADTVCVHGDEPGAAQLAEQLHKKLHQLRVKVQAVNCYTH
- a CDS encoding DUF1905 domain-containing protein; its protein translation is MITFNATIQRFDKKGEKTGWSYIEISAAQAKKLKPDSRTSFRVKGKLDRYPLRQTALIPMGNGKFILPINGTIRKGTGKKQGDKLKVTLELDESKFIMNADFMACVKDDPAANTFFKTLPAGHQRYFSKWIDSAKTTQTKTKRIVMAVNALARKMGFPEMLREEKRNKLYSMR
- a CDS encoding MarR family transcriptional regulator → MASIESEVKQEKFQSEFQKAAVNILFTGSWLYNLNATFLKEFDITPEQFNVLRILRGSHPKPMMLADITCRMIDKNSNATRLVEKLRLKGFVKREICKNNRRQVDISITDKGLSLLTEIDRASDAWQNTLKNLTKAEAQELNRLLDKLRG
- a CDS encoding TonB-dependent receptor, with the translated sequence MKRTFLLLPGILFFAGLMAQTEKPKGNNKISGVVIDANSKQPVEFATIALADAEGKIIDGAVADDKGKFTITKLGAGSYTVSISFIGYETQNIPVTLDKKDIDLGAIAFKEEAAVLNEVVVEGQRALIEERVDRTIYNAENDATTKGGDATDVLRRVPMLNVDLDGNVSLRGNSNILVLINNKPSTITASSVADALKQIPADQIKTVEVITSPSAKYDAEGSSGIINIVTKKNTLEGLTLNVDAGVGYRGSNLGLNGAYRKGKMGFSLGGFGRANYNNTGSFENRQLTQDTILNIQRADTRNNNLFGRYSLNWDYDIDKHNYLAASVRYGVRNGTSYQDDLETLSLVNGVQTRYDRANVNTIDNSGTVDLTLDYTRTFEKPSKEFSISTLYSLNNRTNDFTNISYDDNDIVDFRRRNDNKSFNQEVTLQVDYQTPIGDKQLVEFGAKEIIRKVSSDYQSFRAVGPDGDYVPETTTNAGNVFNYDQDVTAGYISYTATLPRAYSLKAGGRYEYTRIDANFQNDPEDPSLADKEIPSYGVFVPSINLSKRLKNNNTLKAAYNRRIRRPSIQFLNPNIQNPNPLFLQIGNPYLDPELTDNYELSYSANIKSTYLNFSTFFRNTTDAIQGVRQAKGDTIITTYQNIGEEKAVGLSVFGNIMVGKLTLGGGGDVYYAILDNNVADPLYAARNEGWVPSGRLFGNYKINDRWSLQAFGFYRGRQVNLQGYQGGFGTYSVAIRKDFKDKKGGFGIGFENFFTPQFRIKGVTESPTIDQTNINIRDVFSIRINFNYRFGKMSYDNQPRRRRGVNNDDLKDGGGGDMDGNMGQGQQQNGQRGSGFTGASRPVTQPVKKETVPADSTVAPVDATGTWTYTVDSGQQSSGGKLVITNTDGKWGGTIKSDRMPQEVTLTSVSVTGNNIVYTYVLNFGGNEVTITVDAIVKDDTMEGTMSFGQFRTVPIKAARNK
- a CDS encoding histidine kinase; translation: MQTLFQRHRLTLLHIIFWCIYLSFNLYQISFYQQRRGYDWNNAISFAGVQFAFTFTIAYLNYFIFLPRFIKNKNIWRYLLEFSIPFALLVFLRIYVQRMMVEGSPRADYFYSNMFVVQVVAINLFITVFVSMLRFAADWFELEARKKEIENERLMAELNFLKAQINPHFLFNTLNNLYYLAFSKSDNTTTVIEKLSQMMRYMIYDSNHAKVPLNKEIEYMKNYISLEQLRLNNQVPIRFEIEGNTDNKQIAPLIFITFLENAFKHGVNNHSTNAWVNVSVKLNGSQCVYRVENSKLPPTTDTKEGKSGIGLQNVKRRLELSYPGQYELTIEDKPNRYAVQLNVVLN
- a CDS encoding response regulator transcription factor — encoded protein: MRKIDCLIVEDEPLARNLMVEYVKKVPYLNLVDACPNAMKAMEALKKNPVDLIFLDIQMPEITGITLLKILPNKPMVIFTTAYSEYALEGYELDVADYLLKPVTFERFLKAVEKASARMPVTPVIHSATATEQPAGQPFVFVKDGTKLVKVVFNDILYIEGLKDYVTIHTRQQKITTLQRMKHLEEQLPADSFIRIHNSFIINIKAIDAIHKNEVQIGQAMLPISDSYRKSFKEFVEKNQMG